In the genome of Terriglobia bacterium, the window GGATCCTTGACCGGCTTTGGCATCGGCTCCTCGGCCTGGGCGCGGAAGATGTTCCGGCCCGCTCCCTCGTACTTCACGCCCTCGCTGGCGCGCAGCAGGCCGAGCCGCAGCGTCGGGTCCAGGCTTTCCGCGGCCGTTGTAGCCGCACGCGTGGGTGCGCGTCTCGCGGCTGGGCGCCTGGCGGGTGCGGTGGCGGGCGCGGCCGCCGCGGCCGGCGTCTCCGGCCGGGAGAGCAGCGTGTACACGCCGAAGGCCGCCAGCACCATCAACACGATGGCGGCAATCAGCTTCTTGCGGTCCTCGGCGCCGAGTTTCATCATGCTTTCAGATACGCTTCCAGCTTCACTTGCAGCTTCACCGCACCGCCCTGCTGCTCGCTGAGGGCCACGCTATTGACGATGACGAACATCTTGTCGCGTTCCAGGGCGTTGATGAACTTGACGATCTGGAGGTAGTCGCCGTCCAACCCGGCTTCGATCGACACCCGCCGCAGCCCCGGCACCTCGGCGTCTTCCATGGCGTACCTCGCCTGGAAGATCCGGACCTTGTTGTCCTGGGCCACCTTTCCCAGTTCCTCGGGGATGGCGGCGTACTGGCCGGGAATGCGATGCGCGTAAAAGTCCGAAATCTCTTTGCGCGCCAGCACCAGTTTCTGGTCGATGTTCTTGAGCGGAGCGGCCTCGCGCTGGCGCACCAGCAACTGCTGCTGGATGCGGTCGCGCTCCTCCTGACGTTTGGCGCGGGACTGCCCCAGCGGAGACACCAGATACACGAGGGCGGCGACGTCAAGCACCAGCATGACGACCAATGCGCCCTTGAACGCGTGGCGGCGTGCCGCAAGGTCGGGCATTATTGCGCACCTCCGTGCGCCGCTTGCGACGGTTCCTGCGGCGCCGCCGGCGGCACATGCGGCGTATACAACGCGACGATATCGAACTCCACCGTGTGCGCGCCCGTCGGGGTGTTCTGCGCCGATTCGGATCTCACCTGCGCCTGGCGGAACATCTTGGACTCTTCCAGCCGCCGGACCAACTCGACCATCCTGTCGCGCGAATCGGTCGCAACCTGCATCTCCACCTGGAACTGGTTGTCCTCCGTGAGTCCGGGCTTGATGGAGAGGACGTGAACGCGGGCGGGAACAATCTTTTCCAGGTCCGCGAATACCTGCGTCCAGGAGAATGTCTTGCGCGCGATCAGCGCATTCAGGAAGCGCGAGCGGTCGCGCGTCTCGCGGTTCTCGGGGCGGTTGAGCAGGTCCTCAGCGGCGCGCCTCTGCTGGTCGAAGGCAGCCATCTGGGAGCGCAGTTTCGCGGTCTGCTCACCCACGGTGCGCGCGCTGGTCAGCGACGAGACCGTCAAGCCGAGAAGCACGAGGGTGACGACCGCCACGAAGCCGGCCAGCGCGCCCCAGGTGCGGTAGAACTCCCC includes:
- a CDS encoding PilN domain-containing protein, producing MRLDINLASRPYEDVGEFYRTWGALAGFVAVVTLVLLGLTVSSLTSARTVGEQTAKLRSQMAAFDQQRRAAEDLLNRPENRETRDRSRFLNALIARKTFSWTQVFADLEKIVPARVHVLSIKPGLTEDNQFQVEMQVATDSRDRMVELVRRLEESKMFRQAQVRSESAQNTPTGAHTVEFDIVALYTPHVPPAAPQEPSQAAHGGAQ